A genomic segment from Candidatus Binatia bacterium encodes:
- a CDS encoding MMPL family transporter, with protein sequence MLSKRLIERYLKFLLRRRVPISIAIGIGTLFFVWFTAMRLTIFTNFFDLYPPRHPYIQLYTKYRSMFGTANSLVMVLEVKQGTIFSSTETIEKINRITLDLLHNVPGVNGEQVISITHPKLKTTLTSGSGIKVVPLIYPRLPRDQEDLEFLRQKIYSTEGVRGFFVSADDKATLISAGFWEEYFDLTTMWQKIQEIVAREEADGTVKIYVAGPPVLYAYFNESVSKMKYVFAATGLAMVLLLWFYFRSFQGVIIPVFSGLMSAIWGLGFAGLCGFTIDPLVLVVFVLITARALSHSVQSMERYHEVYHSCHDKHTAIMRSYISLYSPALVSIMADGLAILTIAVASIPLMQKLAFVASFWIISIFLSVVTLHPIILSYVNPPKDPLPGRRLSDSLYEGVSRGLIALGTGRMRWVVVGSFAIVMAFGLYFAHQLKTGDSNIGEALLYHDHPYNQAMAKLSEKFVGASQLVIIAEGKKPEAIKDAAALNNIDLFARHMAQSEGAGGALTAGTLLKKIYRTFHEGDPKWEMLPTRDDYVGQLFFLITSGTSRGEMDRFFSPDYTNATITVFYKNYNNEIIHDAISRAKAYIAENSRPQDSVRYLLAGGLLGILAASNEEVEWSYRVNVPLIFFVVFLLSFATYRSVVGALIVMIPSLVAQPLSEAVMYLVGIDFNINSLPVAAVGIGIGIDYGYYVLSRIIEEYELTNDFDEANRRAIATTGKAIIFTGTTLVVSVIFWLFFPLKFEAEMAFLLMMLMVFHAIGALVFIPALVSLLRPRFAVERAAQRVQQLAAQAGAQG encoded by the coding sequence ATGCTCTCGAAGCGACTCATTGAGCGCTACCTGAAGTTTCTGCTGCGCCGCCGGGTGCCGATCTCGATCGCCATCGGCATCGGTACCCTGTTCTTCGTGTGGTTCACCGCCATGCGGCTGACCATCTTCACCAACTTCTTCGATCTCTACCCACCGCGGCACCCGTACATTCAGTTGTATACCAAGTACCGCAGCATGTTCGGGACCGCCAACTCGCTGGTCATGGTGCTGGAGGTCAAACAGGGCACCATTTTCAGCAGCACGGAGACCATCGAGAAGATCAACCGCATCACCCTCGACCTGCTGCACAACGTCCCGGGCGTCAACGGCGAGCAGGTCATCTCGATCACGCACCCGAAGCTGAAGACCACGTTGACCTCCGGCTCCGGGATCAAGGTCGTACCGTTGATCTATCCGCGCTTGCCGCGCGACCAGGAGGACCTCGAGTTCCTGCGCCAGAAGATCTACAGCACGGAGGGCGTGCGCGGGTTCTTCGTCTCAGCCGACGACAAGGCCACGCTGATCTCGGCCGGCTTCTGGGAAGAGTACTTCGATCTCACCACCATGTGGCAGAAGATCCAGGAGATCGTCGCGCGCGAGGAGGCGGACGGCACCGTCAAGATTTATGTCGCCGGCCCGCCTGTGCTGTACGCCTACTTCAATGAATCCGTCTCCAAGATGAAGTACGTGTTCGCGGCGACCGGCCTGGCCATGGTCCTGCTGCTGTGGTTTTACTTCCGCAGCTTTCAGGGCGTCATCATTCCGGTGTTCTCGGGCCTAATGAGCGCCATCTGGGGTCTCGGGTTTGCCGGGCTCTGTGGATTCACGATCGATCCGCTGGTGCTGGTGGTCTTCGTGCTCATCACGGCACGCGCCCTCAGCCATTCGGTGCAGTCGATGGAGCGCTATCACGAGGTCTACCACTCGTGCCACGACAAACATACGGCGATCATGCGCTCCTACATCAGCCTGTACAGCCCGGCGTTGGTATCGATCATGGCCGACGGCCTGGCCATCCTGACGATCGCCGTGGCCAGCATTCCACTGATGCAGAAGCTCGCTTTCGTCGCCAGCTTCTGGATCATCAGCATCTTTCTCAGCGTGGTCACGCTGCACCCGATAATTTTGTCCTACGTCAATCCGCCGAAGGATCCGCTGCCGGGACGCCGCCTCTCCGACTCACTGTACGAAGGGGTGAGCCGCGGCCTCATTGCGCTGGGCACGGGCCGCATGCGCTGGGTTGTGGTTGGCAGCTTCGCCATCGTCATGGCCTTCGGCTTGTACTTCGCCCATCAGCTCAAGACCGGCGACTCCAACATCGGTGAAGCCCTGCTCTACCACGACCATCCCTACAACCAGGCCATGGCCAAGCTGAGCGAGAAGTTCGTCGGTGCCAGTCAGCTGGTGATCATCGCCGAGGGCAAGAAACCCGAAGCGATCAAGGACGCGGCCGCCCTCAACAACATCGATCTCTTCGCGCGCCACATGGCGCAGAGCGAAGGGGCCGGCGGCGCGCTCACCGCCGGGACGTTGCTGAAAAAAATCTACCGGACCTTCCACGAAGGCGACCCAAAGTGGGAAATGCTGCCGACCCGTGACGACTATGTCGGCCAGTTGTTCTTCCTCATCACCTCGGGCACCAGCCGCGGTGAAATGGACCGCTTCTTCAGCCCCGACTATACCAACGCCACCATCACCGTGTTCTACAAGAACTACAACAACGAGATCATTCACGACGCCATCAGCCGCGCCAAGGCCTACATCGCCGAGAACAGCCGCCCACAAGACAGCGTGCGCTATCTCCTCGCCGGCGGCCTGCTCGGCATCTTGGCGGCCTCCAACGAAGAAGTGGAATGGTCGTACCGCGTCAACGTGCCGCTCATCTTTTTCGTGGTGTTTCTACTCAGCTTCGCCACCTACCGCTCCGTGGTCGGGGCGCTGATCGTGATGATCCCGTCACTGGTCGCACAGCCGCTCTCGGAAGCGGTGATGTACCTGGTAGGCATCGACTTCAATATCAACTCGCTGCCAGTGGCTGCCGTGGGCATCGGCATCGGAATTGATTACGGGTATTACGTGCTCAGCCGGATCATCGAAGAGTATGAGCTGACCAACGACTTCGACGAAGCCAACCGCCGGGCCATTGCGACCACCGGCAAGGCGATCATTTTTACTGGCACGACGCTCGTGGTGAGTGTGATCTTCTGGCTCTTCTTCCCGCTGAAGTTCGAAGCGGAAATGGCCTTCCTCCTGATGATGCTGATGGTCTTCCACGCCATCGGCGCGCTGGTGTTCATCCCGGCGCTGGTGTCGTTGCTGCGGCCGCGCTTCGCGGTCGAACGGGCAGCGCAGCGCGTCCAACAGTTGGCGGCGCAGGCAGGGGCCCAAGGCTAG